Part of the Woronichinia naegeliana WA131 genome, CTACTACAATCAGGCTCTACATTGGTTTGATTCCAAGGCGTTTAGGGTCGAAGGACTAACTTTACAATGGTCAAAGTGGCTAAGTCAGCATGAAAGTCTATACAGAATTAAAGGGAAACGGGTGTATGTGGGTGATGGCATCAAAGTGGGGAAAGAAGGACGCAAGATGCCAGGTGTAAAACGACTACACCAAGAATCGGAAGATGTGTCCAAGCCAGAGTGGATAAGGGGTCATTACTTCAATGCCTTGAGTATTTTGGTGGGAGTAGGGAAAGCCTGCTTTGCCTTGCCCTTAGTGTTGCGGCTAGACGATGGCATCAAGTCCAAAGCAACCGAGAAGGGGGAGGGAAAAGGCAAAAAAAAGGTGAAGACGAGCCTGGTGACAAAAATGGCTGACCTTTGTGTTACTGGGTGCGACCTTTAGTTGATAAAAGCTGTTGTAATCAGGGTTCTACAGGGAACCCATATTGATCAAGTTTTGCCCAAAATTGACTCCATCGTTCCTTGGTCAATACCAAAGCTCGTAGGCTCAAAATAATTCCTGCTCCTTTTTCCTTCCATCGCATCCCTGAACAACATAATCGTTGTTTGACCAACGTCTTACAAGCTGCTTCCGTAACACCTGAACCAATCGGATACTTTTTCTCTAAGTATTCAGCATAATCCATTTGATGCTGATGATTCTCGTAATAAGTAATCGCCGCTTGTAGTTTCTCGGTAAGATTCTTAGAATGACTTTTTTCTTCTTTGACTTCTTTCATCAGATTTAGCAGTTCTCCTGCTTTTCCTTTTTCATGCTTGAGTTCTCGACAATTTTCAGTCAACCATTCTTTTTGTTTTGACACGGTATTCGGATGCAACGCTTCTGCCAAGGCACCTAAGTAACCAGAGGCATGATAGAAATCTAATATCTGTTCTTCCGTTTGCTTTTCTAAAAACTTCCAATTTGATTCTGCCCCGTCTGCTATCCCGACCAATGTTGCCTCTGGATAACGGTTTTTCGCTCGCTCAATTTCTCTTTCTAATCTTTCTAGAAAACTCTTTTTTCCATACTCTGGTGCCGCACCTAGATAGATTGTAGGTTGACGTTCGCCTTCACTATCGTATAGGGAAACGGTTCCCACCATTGCTTCACGGTAGCCATCCTCACACATCAGCATACAGGTTCCATCTAATCCTATTCCCACTGTTGCAATTTGGCTATCCTCCTTGGGCGGGGCATAACTCCACGCTTCTTCTTTTGCCTGTACCACACTTCCTACTGCTTCACTCAATCTTTGGATATAGGATAGCGCTACTTTTCTACCATGATTTTCTAATAAATCATTTTTCACCTCTTTGCCTGCCATCCCTGACATTTTTGAGGATACCTGTTTTGCCAATAATGGCGTTGATGTTATGATTATCCTTGCTTCTCTTTCTAAGGGGCAATACGTTTTTCCTCAAAGGTGAACGCTGATATACATGACGATTCACTATAACCTCACCATAAGGTGTTTGATATTCTTTCGGTTGCTCTCCCTTACTCTTCCAGATTTCTTCACCGATTTTTAAGGGTGAACCATCTGTATCTAAATATTTCAAGGCTTCTTTGCTGGCGATGCAACCTACTTCGTTTAAGCCTTTTTGAATATTTATTTCTGTATCCAACATTGAACGACTGAGTTCTAATGTTAGTTCTATTTTTATCTTTGAACCCTCTACATTAATTAGTTTTGCTGTCATCATTGTTTCCTCTTTGTCACTTTTCATCCCATGTTAACACTTTTCTTTTCCTTCATCAACTAAAGGTCACACCCGTGTTACTTACGCAGAGGCAGGGAGTTATGTAATTTTGGATGCTTATTTTGCTTGCGAACCAGTGCTCAAAAGTTTTCGCCAGAACGCCTTGCATCTAATCACAAGAGTGCGTTGCTCCACCGTCGCCTATGCCCCCTTTTGTTCCGTGCCGACGCTGACGGGGAGAGGACGACCACGGATTTGGGGGAGTTCGATAAAACTAGAAAAGCTGTTCGCTCTGGCGGCGGACTTTCCGACAGCTAAAGTCTGGCTCTATGGTCAACAAGTCACGGTTTCTTATCAGTGCTTTGAGTTCCACTGGGATAGTCCCCATCAGCTCGTCAAGTTTGTTCTGACCCAATTGCCTAACGGACGACGACTGATTCTGCTTTCTACTGATCTCTGTTTGACTGGACCTGAGATTATTGCCGCTTACGGTCTCCGATTTAAGATTGAAGTCACTTTTCGTCAATTAGTCCATCTTTTGGGCAGCTTTGCCTATCGTTTTTGGCTTAAGAGTCTTCCTACTTTACCTACCTGGCCCAGCAATCTTATCCTCAGTGACTATCCACAAGCTGTTCAGACTCAGATTTTAAACAAGGTAGAAGCCTTTGAGCGTTTTGTTAACCTTAATGCCATTGCTTTAGGGCTACTTCAAATTCTCGCCTTAGAGTTACCCCAGGGGATTTGGGCTAATTTTCCTCGATGGTTTCGGACATTACCATCCCATGGCTACCCTAGTGAACGGATTGCTCAACTAGCCCTTCAACATCAAGCCCAAATGATTTTTCCTCAAAGTCCACCCAGTCTGCTTTTGCCTAAATTCCTTACCGCTAAACTTGCCTCTTCCTCAAGCCCTGATATGCTTACTTTCGTCGCATAGTCATTACCTTATCTGGCATCCATAAACTTCCCACTGTCCAGTTAATAAAGAAATAGAAAAAAAAGCGACGGGTGTAGCGTCAGAAAAAAAAGAAAATGAAGGAAAGTTATTGTTAGATGCGACTTGTACACCAGCAGATATAAAATATCCAACGGATATAGGAATATTGAATGATGCCAGAGAAAAAACAGAAAAAATAATAGATAAGCTGTATGAAGAAATAAAAGAGAAAAGGAAAGAAAAGCCGAGGACTTATAGGGAAGTGGCAAGAAAAGAGTACTTAGCCATAGCAAAAAAACGTCGTGTGTCAAAAAAAGAAAGAAGAAAAGGAACAAAAAAACAACTAGGATATATAAAAAGAAACTTGTCTGATATAGAAAAAATGATAGAAGAGGGAGCAAAGTTAGAAAAACTAACGAAAAAAGAGCAAGAAGAGCTTGTAACGATAGGAAAAGTGTATGAGCAACAGTTAGAAATGTATGAAAAAAAGACAAATAAAGTAGAAAACAGAATTGTGAGTGTAAGCCAACCTCACGTGCGTCCAATAGTGCGTGGAAAAGCGGGAAAAGCAGTAGAGTTTGGAGCTAAAATATCGGCAAGTAATGTGAATGGCTTTGTCTTCTTAGACAAATTAAGTTGGGATAATTACAACGAATCGGGAGATTTACAAGCGCGAATAGAAGAATATAAAAGGGAAACAGGATGTTATCCGGAATCGGTTCATGTGGATAAAATCTATCGAACAAAAGCGAATCGAGCTTATTGTAAAGAAAGGGATATAAGAATGAGTGGTCCCCGATTGGGAAGACCGCCGAAAGAGGTGAGCAAAGAAAAAAAGAAAGAGGCACGCTCAGATGAAAGAGTGCGTAATGCCATTGAGGGTAAATTCGGACAGGGAAAGAGGAAATTTAGTCTTGGTCGAGTGATGGCCAAACTACCTGAGACCTCGGAAACGGTAATTGCGATGAACTTTTTGGTAATGAATCTTTCTACTCTACTTCAGAAGACAAAAAGTAAAAAGTTGTAGAGTCGTTTTTCTTGTGAAAAATGGTGTTAATTTTCCTCTCTTTTGTGAGGAGTGATTTGTGTTGACCTTTTTAGACAGAAAGGAACAATAGATTAAACAAAATCTGTATTTTGATTTGTTTCCATAAGGATAAGTTATCTATGCTTTTTCAGTCCATACTTCCCTAACCCACATTTCTTTCGTTTTTTGACTTTTTCAGCAAGCCCTATTTATTAATTCCATTCCTATTTTTTTACGAAAATGAACCATCATTGACGCATTAAATGCTTCTTTGCTACTATAGCTTTCCATTCCTATAAAGTACTGTAAATAAGGGTTCTCTTTTATTTGTTCTACTGTTTCTCTGTCACTTTTTCCTGAAATTTCTTTGATAATTAATGCTCCTAATGCCATTCTAAATGATTTGGCTGGGGCTCCTTTTTTTTCTGTGAAGTTTTTTGCATATTCTTCCTCATATTCTTCCCAGGGAATCATTTTTGACATTTCTATCCAACGATTTTCTTCGTCTAACTGCCCGCCGAACAGATTTTTCAAGTTTTCTGGTGTTTCAATTGAGTACTGTTGCTTTCGGTACATCTGCTTTCTCTCTTCTTAATGCAATGGTTTTGAGGCATTCTACCCTATTTTCGTGCATTCTAGCGGTTCTTAATTCGCCTACTATTTTTCTCCGTAAAGGTTTCAGCTTTTTTCAGCAAGCCCTATGTAAGGCACATCTGGAGATAACGGGAGAGAGAAAAGATACGTCCAATTGGCTACAAACAAAAATGGTACAGTCCGCCATCAATAAGCTTTCTCTCGTTACAGGAATTCCTGTAACGGAATTAATAGAGGTAAAGCAAGGTGGCAAATATCAGGGGACATGGATACATCCCCGTCTTGCTGTTCGTTTTACGATGTGGGTCAACGATGATTTTTCTTTGTTCGTAGAAGACTGGATTCATTCTTGGTTGGGTTCTGGCTATACTCCTGCTCAGATGGAAGCAGATATAGACAGGATTGCTATGCGCGATAAATTGAAAAATTCTAGCAGGACAGCACTGACAGATCAGGTAAAGTCGTTTTTAGAGGCATCCAACCAATACAACCCACGTTCTAAAGAAACAGGGATATTCTTTGGACGAGTCCACAACGAAGTCAATCTTGTTCTTACAGGAGAGAAGGCTTCTGACATGAGGCAAAGGCTGGAGTCTTCTTTAGGTAAGCCTGTTAGTGAAAATGAATTACTTCGTGATTATTTTCCTATTACTGATTTGGCTGATTATGCTGCGATTTGTCAGACAGCAGCAAACAACATAGAAAACGGGATGCACCCCATAAACGCCATAAAAATGGCCGCCAAGCAAGTTTTGCCTCCGAACCATGTTCCAAATCCAATTGACTTTACTGAAAAAATAAGTTTTGCAAGGTATCGCTTAGAGCAAGCTAGACGAGGACGGTTCTATCTTGAAGATGAAAAATAATAAATAATCAAGTAATACATGGATAGTGCTATCCTTTCGGTAATCAATCCTCTGACTTTCATGTATTACTCGGTATGACCCGCATTCGTGGTGACAACGGTAAATTTATTCAAAAGTCTAATGAGCTTCGTCCTGTCAGAAGCATTCGGGCGACAGATTCAACATGGGAAATGCTAGGAAATATAGCCGACAAACAGCGTATTACAAGGGCAGATTTGATTGAACATTTTGCATTAAACCATGTATTACATGAGAGTTTGGAAAAAGAAAACGAGAAACTGAAAGACGAGATGGCAGTATTGCGACTTCAGCTATCGGACATGGAGGGTAAGACTTCTTTCTCTAATCATGGAAATCCTCAACAACTAGATATGTTTTCAGGTATTAAGCAACTTGATCGTGATCTGCTACATCAGCTTCGAGATCGGGTTCTTGGGATGAAGATTTTGTCGGTTGGGGAACAATCCAAGTATTACAAGGAGACCGTAAAGGTGCTTAATAAGTTTATTAGCCTCCTGTTGAAAGAACTCTAGCCTTTTGCCATGTCTCTTTGATGCGGATCGAGACCTGTTTAAGTAGTTCGTTTCTCGTAGTCAAGGGAGTGTTGTAGTGAAGTCCTAGACCTTCAAAAGTCTATTCTGGTAGTCGCCAAGCTCTGTACTTCCCCCGATATGTCGGTTGGAAAACTCATTCAGGAATCTGCGATAATCAGGACAATACGCTCTGGTGGAGACCAACGTAGGAACCGACATAGAGCCTCCATAGTCCGTAGCCACTCGGCAGGAGGCTTGTCAATATTTGCTTCTTTACCGCCAAATTTACACCGCATTTGGCGGCCTTTAGAGCGTCAGCGCGACTAGAAAGATTAGAAAGATTAGAAAGAGAAATTGAGCGAGCGAAAAAACGTTATCCAGAGGCAACATTGGTCGGGATAGCAGACGGGGCAGAATCAAATTGGAAGTTTTTAGAAAAGCAAACGGAAGAACAGATATTAGATTTCTATCATGCCTCTGGTTACTTAGGTGCCTTGGCAGAAGCGTTGCATCCGAATACAGTGTCAAAACAAAAAGAATGGTTGACTGAAAATTGTCGAGAACTCAAGCATGAAAAAGGAAAAGCAGGAGAACTGCTAAATCTGATGAAAGAAGTCAAAGAAGAAAAAAGTCATTCTAAGAATCTTACCGAGAAACTACAAGCGGCGATTACTTATTACGAGAATCATCAGCATCAAATGGATTATGCTGAATACTTAGAGAAAAAGTATCCGATTGGTTCAGGTGTTACGGAAGCAGCTTGTAAGACGTTGGTCAAACAACGATTATGTTGTTCAGGAATGCGATGGAAGGAAAAAGGAGCAGGAATTATTTTGAGCCTACGAGCTTTGGTATTGACCAAGGAACGATGGAGTCAATTTTGGGCAAAACTTGATCAATATGGGTTCCCTGTAGAACCCTGATTACAACAGCTTTTATCAACTAAAGGTCGCACCCACTGGAAGAAGCAGATATTAAACCTCATCAGTCAGGATACTGGCTGAATCCCCCCCCTGACCCAAATTTTGAAGAAAAAGTGAGTGATATCTGTCAAGTCTATGAGAGTGCAATTTTAGGAGAGGAAAAGGGAGAAAAGACTATTTGTCTAGACGAGATGACGGGAATTCAATCATTAGAGCGGAAAGCACCAGGCCGTCCGATGTCTCAGGGGAAGATTCAAGGTCGAGAATTTGAATATATTCGTCACGGCACTCAAACGTTAATAGCCAGTTTTGATGTGGCCAAGGGTCAAGTAATCTGCTCTACAGTCGGAAATACTCGCACAGAGGCAGACTATTTAGGGCTTGCTGAAAAAGTCAAAAAACGAAAGAAATGTGGGTTAGGGAAGTATGGACTGAAAAAGCATAGATAACTTATCCTTATGGAAACAAATCAAAATACAGATTTTGTTTAATCTATTGTTCCTTTCTGTCTAAAAAGGTCAACACAAATCACTCCTCACAAAAGAGAGGAAAATTAACACCATTTTTCACAAGAAAAACGACTCTACAACTTTTTACTTTTTGTCTTCTGAAGTAGAGTAGAAAGATTCATTACCAAAAAGTTCATCGCAATTACCGTTTCCGAGGTCTCAGGTAGTTTGGCCATCACTCGACCAAGACTAAATTTCCTCTTTCCCTGTCCGAATTTACCCTCAATGGCATTACGCACTCTTTCATCTGAGCGTGCCTCTTTCTTTTTTTCTTTGCTCACCTCTTTCGGCGGTCTTCCCAATCGGGGACCACTCATTCTTATATCCCTTTCTTTACAATAAGCTCGATTCGCTTTTGTTCGATAGATTTTATCCACATGAACCGATTCCGGATAACATCCTGTTTCCCTTTTATATTGGGTGCGACCTTTAGTTGATAAAAGCTGTTGTAATCAGGGTTCTACAGGGAACCCATATTGATCAAGTTTTGCCCAAAATTGACTCCATCGTTCCTTGGTCAATACCAAAGCTCGTAGGCTCAAAATAATTCCTGCTCCTTTTTCCTTCCATCGCATTCCTGAACAACATAATCGTTGTTTGACCAACGTCTTACAAGCTGCTTCCGTAACACCTGAACCAATCGGATACTTTTTCTCTAAGTATTCAGCATAATCCATTTGATGCTGATGATTCTCGTAATAAGTAATCGCCGCTTGTAGTTTCTCGGTAAGATTCTTAGAATGACTTTTTTCTTCTTTGACTTCTTTCATCAGATTTAGCAGTTCTCCTGCTTTTCCTTTTTCATGCTTGAGTTCTCGACAATTTTCAGTCAACCATTCTTTTTGTTTTGACACTGTATTCGGATGCAACGCTTCTGCCAAGGCACCTAAGTAACCAGAGGCATGATAGAAATCTAATATCTGTTCTTCCGTCTGCTTTTCTAAAAACTTCCAATTTGATTCTGCACCATCTGCTATACCGACAAATTTTGCCTCTGGATAACGGTTTTTCGCTCGCTCAATTTCTCTTTCCAATCTTTCTAGAAAACTCTTTTTTCCGTACTCTGGTGCCGCACCTAGATAGATTGTCTGTTGACGTTCTCCCTCACTATCGTATAGGGAAACGGTTCCCACCATTGCTTCACGGTAGCCATCCTCACACATCAGCATACAGGTTCCATCTAATCCTATTCCCACTGTTGCAATTTGGCTATCCTCCTTGGGCGGGGCATAACTCCACGCTTCTTCTTTTGCCTGTACCACACTTCCTACTGCTTCACTCAATCTTTGGATATAGGATAGCGCTACTTTTCTACCATGATTTTCTAATAAATCATTTTTCACCTCTTTGCCTGCCATCCCTGACATTTTTGAGGATACCTGTTTTGCCAATAATGGCGTTGATGTTATGATTATCCTTGCTTCTCTTTCTAAGGGGCAATACGTTTTTCCTCAAAGGTGAACGCTGATATACATGACGATTCACTATAACCTCACCATAAGGTGTTTGATATTCTTTCGGTTGCTCTCCCTTACTCTTCCAGATTTCTTCACCGATTTTTAAGGGTGAACCATCTGTATCTAAATATTTCAAGGCTTCTTTGCTGGCGATGCAACCTACTTCGTTTAAGCCTTTTTGAATATTTATTTCTGTATCCAACATTGAACGACTGAGTTCTAATGTTAGTTCTATTTTTATCTTTGAACCCTCTACATTAATTAGTTTTGCTGTCATCATTGTTTCCTCTTTGTCACTTTTCATCTCATGTTAACACTTTTCTTTTCCTTCATCAACTAAAGGTCACACCCTTTATATTCTTCTATTCGCGCTTGTAAATCTCCCGATTCGTTGTAATTATCCCAACTTAATTTGTCTAAGAAGACAAAGCCATTCACATTACTTGCCGATATTTTAGCTCCAAACTCTACTGCTTTTCCCGCTTTTCCACGCACTATTGGACGCACGTGAGGTTGGCTTACACTCACAATTCTGTTTTCTACTTTATTTGTCTTTTTTTCATACATTTCTAACTGTTGCTCATACACTTTTCCTATCGTTACAAGCTCTTCTTGCTCTTTTTTCGTTAGTTTTTCTAACTTTGCTCCCTCTTCTATCATTTTTTCTATATCAGACAAGTTTCTTTTTATATATCCTAGTTGTTTTTTTGTTCCTTTTCTTCTTTCTTTTTTTGACACACGACGTTTTTTTGCTATGGCTAAGTACTCTTTTCTTGCCACTTCCCTATAAGTCCTCGGCTTTTCTTTCCTTTTCTCTTTTATTTCTTCATACAGCTTATCTATTATTTTTTCTGTTTTTTCTCTGGCATCATTCAATATTCCTATATCCGTTGGATATTTTATATCTGCTGGTGTACAAGTCGCATCTAACAATAACTTTCCTTCATTTTCTTTTTTTTCTGACGCTACACCCGTCGCTTTTTTTTCTATTTCTTTATTAATTTTATTTATTAATTCCATTCCTATTTTTTTACGAAAATGAACCATCATTGACGCATTAAATGCTTCTTTGCTACTATAGCTTTCCATTCCTATAAAGTACTGTAAATAAGGGTTCTCTTTTATTTGTTCTACTGTTTCTCTGTCACTTTTTCCTGAAATTTCTTTGATAATTAATGCTCCTAATGCCATTCTAAATGATTTGGCTGGGGCTCCTTTTTTTTCTGTGAAGTTTTTTGCATATTCTTCCTCATATTCTTCCCAAAGAATCATTTTTGACATTTCTATCCAACGATTTTCTTCGTCTAACTGCCCGCCGAACAGATTTTTCAAGTTTTCTGGTGTTTCAATTGAGTACTGTTGCTTTCGGTACATCTGCTTTCTCTCTTCTTAATGCAATGGTTTTGAGGCATTCTACCCTATTTTCGTGCATTCTAGCGGTTCTTAATTCGCCTACTATTTTTCTCCGTAAAGGTTTCAGCTTTTTTCAGCAAGCCCTATTTAAGCCATATCCAAAAAACCATTGCCACCAGCCCTGATGTAGCAAAATGGCACTTGAGCATGGATTGCCTAAATACCCATCAGTCAGAATCTTTGGTTCGCTATGTAGCAGAATTTGAGGGACTTAATCTTGAATTAGGAGAGAAGGGCAAGAGTGGCATCCTTCAATCAATGGCGAGTAGAGCAACTTTTCTCAGTGACCCCAATCATCGAATTGTTTTTCACTTCACACCGAAGCATTGTTCATGGCTCAATCAAATTGAGATTTGGTTTGGTATTTTAATGCGTAAGTTACTGAAACGAGGAAATTTTCTCAGTCAAGATGATCTAAGAACGCAAATTCTTGAATTCATCGACTATTTTAACCGCACTATGGCGCATCCGTGTCAACTTAAAGGAATGGGTTCCCAAATTTGTTGATTGAGAGCGGCCTTTTCTCGATGTCGCTTTCTCTCAGCTTTGACCAAACCAAATAACTTAGCACGTTCAGCCAGATAGGTTACTGTATCAGGCTTTTCTCCTCTAGCAATAGCCTTCGCTACATAGTATAGACTCCGAAACACCATCTCTACTGAGATTTTTTCTTTCGGTTGATTTAGAGCAATCGCCACTTCCCCTACCAATTGATTTAAGACCGTATAGAAAATCAAAGTGCAAATAATCTGGATTTGGACACCATTCTTATTCCCTACCCATAAATAGGCTAGTCCTAAAAGTCTTTTCGTTAATAAAAAGGCTTCTTCGATTGTCCATCGTCTTCGATATAAATCACAGACCTCTTCGGCGGACAGTTGTTCGGGAGACAACACATTTGTTAAATACTGATACCAGATTGTTCCCCATAATACTGAGACTAATCTCACCGGATGCTTGCAAGGATTAGAACGGTAATTTCCCATAATGATAATCTCATCTCTGTAATGACTACCTTGAGACAATACTTGTTTGGTTTTGTAAGATGTACCCGCTCTAAATCTGGTTAGAAAAAACTTTTTAGCTTCTGTTAACAAATCAAACCACACAAAGCTAAAAAATCCCATATCTACGAGAATTAAACCATTTTCTGGTAATTTAGCTGCCAATTCTTCACACCATATTTTATCATTTGATTTATCATTTTCTGTGTACCATAAAGTAACGGGTCTTTGGGTAAAGGCTTCCACTACCATCATTATTTTACCCCCCAATTTACTCTTTTCTTCTTTACTTATTTTCATATTTTTCCTTATCTGCTCTAGCGTTTAGCCATCTGCTATCCACACTGCACTAAACTTTTCTCTTATTTTTTCCCATTTTTCTCCTACTTGGAGCTTCTTCCCTTTTTCGGCTGCTTTTTCTAACACTCCTTTTAGTAATATTGCAAATATTTCGGCTGGCACATTCATCATTCTTTTTGATACTGCCTGTTTGCTTACTTTTAATGATGCTACCCATAGCAATCCCTCTTCCTCTAACAGTCTTACCGCTTCACTTATACCCGCTATTTGACGATACACTATACTTAACACTAATGCCACCATTACTGGTAAATTTAGCACCCTATCTCTCATCATTTTCTCATGAGTTCCCTGTAAATATTTTAATGGTGTAAACATTGTGGGTTCTAGTAATTCAAACAACTCTTTTGTTATTTCAGGGATTTCTACCCCTGGCTGATTTGTCTTACGACGTAAGTCTGGGTTTCCTTTTCTCCGAGGATGTTGTCTTGCCATTTGTTTTTTGCTCACTTTTTTATATACTAACCTTTTTTTCAGCCTACTCTTACTTCCGCCTGCTTTTAGGCTAATCTTTTGTGAGTAGGCATTTTGGCTTAAGTTGACACCAATGACTATGGCGAAGCCCTTTCGATGGACGTATCGGGGGAAGGTTTTGGCTGCTTAAATTTTATAGCACCCAAACTTACGCCTTGGACTACTGGACTACTAGCCATTTGTTGGATTCCTTTTCCTCTATTGGTAGTTTCTGGTAGTTTCTTTCCTCCTTACTGGGGCGCGATTCTTCACGATTCCACAATTGCACCGAACTTATTCCCAAGGGAAAGCCATTTTCGCCATTTAGTACTAGCGTCGGATGCAGAAAAAAGCCTATGTCTCGGTTATTTCCCACTACTCCCTGCCCTTCTGTCTTCAGTCGTCCTCTGTGTGCCTCCAAGTTAATTTCACTCGTATCATTTACTGCTAATACGTGTAAGCCTTCTACTTGCTGCTCACAATGCTCTGATAAGCTTTGTATTAGCTCTGATACTGTCACCTTGTCATTCTCCAAAAAGCGGTAGTAACCTACTTGCTCGGCACGGTTTTTGCTCATTTGACGGATGTTTACCGATTGCTTCCGTAACATTGCGACCTACAATTCCGCCCCCTTTTTACTAAGCGTGGGTCTCCAAATGCTTTTCCTTTTGCCTGTTCAGCGTGAATGAGTATCGGGTTGGTCATTTTTCAGTCCTCTTTTTAGTGGTTTTTCCCTTTTTCTAGTTTACACTCGACTTGTGTGTACACAGTAGCCCCAAAGGAAGGGAAAAAAGGCACAAAAAAAGAGAAGACTACTCTGGTCACCAAAATGGCGGACCTTTGCGTTACCTACGCGGAGGCAGGGAGCTATGTAATTTTGGATGCTTATTTCGCTTGCAAACCAGTGCTCAAAAGTTTTCGCCCAGCAATTCCAAATTCAAATGGTATAAATAGAGACAGAAAAACTTTGACCTATAGGAAGTTATGAATAAAGAGAAAAGTGTCTACTGATTTTGCAGAGAGAAAGATGGAAGTAAACGACCTAAGTTTTGACGGAATCGTTCACTGTTTAAACGAGGTCATTGGGAAGATAGATGACCCCCGTTCGGTTAGTAATGCAACGAAATATAGTCTAAGAGAGGCGATACTGGGGGCATTTGCCGCCTTTTTTATGCAAAATGAGTCATTTTTAGAGTACCAACGTCAGCTTAACAGCCGTTGTGGGCGAGATAATGCTCAGAGCTTGTTTGGACTAGAAAAAATACCAACAGTAGAACAGATTCGCAACATTGTGGATGGGGTAGCAGCGAGTAGTCTATTCCCTTTGTTTGGGTTAATTTACCAAGCATTGAGGAGCATGGGATTCTTGAAAGCCTATGAAATATTGAGGGGAAATCTTCTA contains:
- a CDS encoding KilA-N domain-containing protein is translated as MVLRHSTLFSCILAVLNSPTIFLRKGFSFFQQALCKAHLEITGERKDTSNWLQTKMVQSAINKLSLVTGIPVTELIEVKQGGKYQGTWIHPRLAVRFTMWVNDDFSLFVEDWIHSWLGSGYTPAQMEADIDRIAMRDKLKNSSRTALTDQVKSFLEASNQYNPRSKETGIFFGRVHNEVNLVLTGEKASDMRQRLESSLGKPVSENELLRDYFPITDLADYAAICQTAANNIENGMHPINAIKMAAKQVLPPNHVPNPIDFTEKISFARYRLEQARRGRFYLEDEK